AGTACTTTGCGCACTCCACAAAGGCATCAATCAGGTTTGGGTAGGATTCCAATTGTTCGAAAGCAACTCGGAACACGATGCCAGGAGATGAGTAGCTAGTCTTGGCCAATTGCTTGGCCATTTCGCTCAAGTTGGTAAGGGAAACTCGCTTCATGGTGCCTCGAGTCTCCGATGTTGCCTTTGCAAAAGCTGCCTTCATAGCAGGCAGTCGAGATATTTGACCCTCGAACCACTCAGCATACATGGAATAGCGAGTAGTCATGGGGTAATGCCTCATAAGTTCCCAGATTGCATTGACAGCAGAAGCGTTAGCCTTGGTGTGACTCAACGCTGGCAATAAAAGCCGTCGTAGGAGATCGTGCCATCGAGTGAGGTTTTGCTCAGACCTATCCTCTCCAAGACTCTTGGCTCCAATTCTGGCCAACTTAGTCAAGAGCGCCTCATCCTTGCCAATGTTGACACCGGAAATGTTAAGCAGTGTCCCACACAGGGTGAAGATATCGTCCACGGTCTGGCAAACAGGAATATTGTCCGCCCATTCATCCCAATAATATCGGTAATTCTGCGACTCGTTGGTGTCAATCTTGTCTGGGAATGGCCATCTAAGCGATTTTCGGGTTGTCAGTCTGCTTAGACGGACGCTGCCTTTGGGAAGCCCAGATTGGTCAAAATCGGGGACGAGTTTGGTCGGGCAGCCGGATTCGCCTACCACGATAGGCCGACTATCGTGAAAGACTTTGTCGACAGAATAGTGCAGGACACGATGAATTCTTTCCAGCACTTCGGGAAAGACTTCGGGTATCCAGGGGAAGCGACCAAGAATGAATAGCGATTCGGGAATGGCACCGATAGTCAACAGTTGGGTGAGCAGCGCCACCTTTTGTTCCAGGGGCTCAGGCAATTTTGGTTTGTTGTCTGCCGCCTCTGCAGCAGCTTCTTTAGCGTCGGcctcggccttcttgggAAGCTCCCGTCGAGGAAGATTCGAGCCGTTTGGGTTATCGTCGTCGCCCTGGGGCAAGACACCAGCCATGAGGAGGGCGTTCATTGGTCCACCTTTGGCGGTTCGTTCTGCCTCTTCAATTCGCTTCATTTCCTTCTCGCGAACCATTTCCATGTCTTCATCAGCTGGTGAGAGATGTGGATAGAGGTCAGTCAGCGAAATAAAGCCAATCTTGATGAGAAGAGCCGCCAGATAGAGCAAGTTTGCGGGAAGGACATCTGATTCATCTCTAGCGTCCGAGTTGTAGAAACGCAACTTGAAGCCAAGCAGCTGCGCCGCCGTGCGGTTGCCTGGAGGTGGTAGGGTCTTGGTTTCTTGTACCCATTGTCGTTCAATATCCGCCGCAGCGTCTTCACCTGGGGATCCGTTTGTAATGGTAAGTTGTTGAGAGTCGGAATCTGCCACTTGTCGGCCGCCCAACTCAAAGAATGCTGCAATATGCACTTCCCGAGCTCGGCTCCAGAATGCAATATCACGAACTCGTTTTCTCTCCTCCAAAACCTTCTCGTCCTCTTCTGTTGTTGTCCACTGCAAGTACTCTGGTGTAGCCCACAAAGGCAGGCCGCCCACGTAGACCGCAGCACTGAATTTGAGATGAGAGCGTGGCCACCAAGAGCTGACCCGGAGAAATTTGACAAAGAACTTGAACTGTTTGATCAGCACAGCCGCTGCAACGTCAAGAGTCACATCCAGAACTCTTCCGACGTCGAGATCAAAAGTTCCTATCAATGCCTTGATTCGTTCAAAGGTTTGTTCCGCCATTTCTGGAGGGGGAGGCGCTACACTACTAGTTGTGAATAGTTCTGTGATGAGTTTGGAGTATCCTTCGGTTTCCTCGCGAAGCAAGTTGTAGTTGGCTTGTCGATAGAGAAGATTCGTCGCCTGCTTGATACCCAGTTTGACGAAATTATCTCTGATAAGCCCAAGCTGCTGCAAGACTTCTGGGTCGAGCACCTGGCGCATCAAGTTTGAAGACACGCCAGCTGTCAGAACAAATTCCCGGAGGGTCGGTCGGTAAATCGCGGGCTCGTTATCCATAACGATGGATAGAGAGTCAAGAAATAGGGTGTGGGGAGCGAACGCGTATGAATCCTTAATAATCTCCGTCGTTTCGTCTCCGAGGATTTCCTTGACGCAGGTACCTGCATCGGCTGGTGATAAGCGACCCTCGACGACTGCGTGCACGAATTCTTGGAACAAGCTTGATAACTCAGTGATATCGACATCGTCTCGTGATTGCTTTCCATGTTGAATCATCTCGTCCCGACCACCCTCAGCCCAAGCGCTAATCTTTTCGTCCGTAAGATTATTATAGCGATAGTTAGAACGGACCGGAGAGGGTGGTCTTATTAAGGGCGGTGGAATGTAAGTTGGCTTCTTGATCGCTGGCGGCGGGGGCggaggcggtggtggtgcGTGTGAAGAGCCAGGTCGTCGTTGCGGTGGTGTAGGATTGGGTTGATTCGGGGGTGCTCGGCCATGGCCTTGTGATGAGTCGCGTCGACCCGGACCTCGAGGTCCTCTGCCACGATTACGTGACATGTTGTCTTCGCGATCGTGCTGTCCGAGTGATGTTTCTCCAGGTCGATGGGGAGAAGATCGACCGCCTTCGATCGATTGGCGATCGTTCCTCTTGCGTTTCGGAGGCATAGCTCACGAGAATGAAGTCGGAACTGGAGTTGATGATTATCTCATTAGATAGCAGCGTACGTTGCGCTATTGGGGAATGTCGTAAGTTCGAAAGTCTGCAATAAAAAATGAGTTGACTGGTTCGAAGTAACGGAAGATGTAAAATAGATTGTTGCGTTTGCGGACGGCGCGGATGAGAAAGACTGACTTTTGACGACAAGGAGTTCGAGTGGGGAAAGGTTGATTGTCGCGACAAAGCTGACAAGGGACGGACctgaaagaaaaaaagccACCAGATACGAGCGCGCAAGAAATGGCTCCGTGATATATGGTAAGTAGCGACCTTTGCGATTTGTTTGGCAGGTGGGGAGCCCAGTCGCGATGGGGTTGAAGACGAATGAATAAAGAAAGCTCCAACAGCTAGAATTAGATGTCACGGTTGGTAACCAGTCGTCAATAGCAGCCTTCCCTTACTGGGGAAACGAGGCTGCCAACGCGCGATAGGATTAGGTGGCAGGCAGGCCGCACAGACCATCTGTAACGAAGAAAGGTAGGTACGTACTGATAAATGAGGCCCCAAGTAGTAGGTAGCCTGGGTATTAAAACAAAGAATATATCAGATTTGTAGAGGTTTCAGAGATTATTGCTCGCTTAACCTAGGTAGTATAGTTAAAAGTCAAATCATTTGTCGCGAATTTCCGTTTGCTTTACTTTCTGCGATTAACATGCTTTTATTTCAGCGCATTGTTCGCACTCTATTCACGGGTTATTTCCGAGCCTACTCACCCATGGCACGTGATCGTTCCTATGAACTCCGTTGCCGGCCGCCTGTTGCAGTCAGGACAGCATCGTAATTGGCTGAGTCACGACAGTCATGGAGACCAGCCAGAATTACGCCATACCTAGGAGCAGTCTTTTTTCCCTGGATTCTGAGTCGAATACTTTTCTAGGCGAATCAAGACAATAAATACACTTGATTGGGATCTGTTTGTTCATTGGATCTAAATTCTCGCCGCTCCGATCAACTTTGGTTGTCAAACGGCTTCAATATCAAACCCAACTAATCTGAGAGTGACCCCGGTCCGATATCTCGGTATAACCTCTCACAACTACACTATCGACAAAGACAATTATACTCATGCCAACTGCCACTATGTCGGAAAATAACACTACAAACGGTGATTCCCGTAAGCACTACGGTCAGTTTTCACCCCTGCCTCATCACTTCTTATCTTCGCACCCTATGCTCTGTTCTTTATACATCACACTGGTTCATCCCTCTATCACTACAAAAGACTGGTTGCTGAATACCTGCAAGAAAGAACGCAATCACAGCCCGAGAACCCGTTCGCTGCTCTCATTCCTGAGCAGCAGCTAGCGATTGTTCCTGAATTTACTCTCGAGTCTGGAGTTACTCTTTACAACCTTCCCGTCGCTTACACAACTCGCGGCACGCTCAATGAACAAGGCAACAATGCCATGGTCATTTGTCATGCACTCACTGGAAGTGCTGATGTGAGCGATTGGTGGGGTCCTCTTCTTGGTGGTCCTGGTCGAGCTTTCGACACCTCGAGGTTCTTCATCGTCTGCATGAACAGTCTAGGTAGCCCCTACGGTACTGCGAGCCCAGTGACGGCCAAGGACAACGACCCAAGCAAGGGTCGATACGGACCTGAGTTCCCTCTTACAACCATTCGTGACGATGTCAAGTAAGTTCTGCGCCCCAGGAGTGGCCCTATCTCTGCAAGGACAAAAAGAATCAGCACTTATACTAATTCCTGATAGCCTCCACAAGCTTATTCTGGATGACCTAGGTGTCGAGCAGCTAGCAGCTGTTGTTGGCGGTTCTCTTGGTGGCATGTTTGTGCTCGAGTGGGCATACTTTGGAAAGGACTACATCCGCTGTGTCGTTCCCATTGCTACTTCAAGCAGGCACAGTGCTTGGGGCATCAGCTGGGGTGAAGCTCAGCGACAGAGCATCTATGCCGACCCAAAGTATGACGACGGATACTACTCTTTCGATGATCCACCCTCCACTGGCCTGGGTGCAGCCCGTATGTCTGCTCTCCTCACATATCGAAGTCGCAACTCCTTCGAGTCGCGGTTTGGACGCAACACTCCCGACCCGTCCAAGGTTCAAACCATCGGCGGTCGACCACGCCCTTCAACCCCGTCAGAGGCACACTTTCACATCCACAACGATGGCCATGTTGTCAAGCGCACCTCTATATCCAAAAGCAGTGCAACCGACGCCGCTTCGGCCCCTCAGACACCTGCAGAGCCTGATGTTGCTGACCC
This Fusarium poae strain DAOMC 252244 chromosome 3, whole genome shotgun sequence DNA region includes the following protein-coding sequences:
- a CDS encoding hypothetical protein (MEROPS:MER0044357~BUSCO:22284at5125), giving the protein MSENNTTNGDSRKHYERTQSQPENPFAALIPEQQLAIVPEFTLESGVTLYNLPVAYTTRGTLNEQGNNAMVICHALTGSADVSDWWGPLLGGPGRAFDTSRFFIVCMNSLGSPYGTASPVTAKDNDPSKGRYGPEFPLTTIRDDVNLHKLILDDLGVEQLAAVVGGSLGGMFVLEWAYFGKDYIRCVVPIATSSRHSAWGISWGEAQRQSIYADPKYDDGYYSFDDPPSTGLGAARMSALLTYRSRNSFESRFGRNTPDPSKVQTIGGRPRPSTPSEAHFHIHNDGHVVKRTSISKSSATDAASAPQTPAEPDVADPQFRGPSNGSLTGGEMPQSHYFSAQSYLRYQGRKFVTRFDSNCYIAMTRKLDTHDVSRNRADTIADALAMIQQPTLVLGIESDGLFTFAEQEEIAQYVPNARLERIESPEGHDAFLLQFEQVNNYVLSFFKEVLPDIMSKDGAAPEEASVGQITKSSTFGEAEVEDITAW